The bacterium nucleotide sequence AAAAAGCAGGTCGCCTCGCAGTATGCCACGTTGGCCGAACAACACGCCGCCGCGGTCAACGCCCTGCGCGCCACCGCCGACGCGGTCCAGCCGGCGATCCTGCGCGCGATGAACGCGCCCGAGTTCGACGGACGCGTCTACGACGCGCAGGGATTCTGGATTGACAACGTCATTACCGCCCGCATGACCGCTTCGGCAATCGCCGAACTGGCGCAACGACCCGACATCGAGGAAGTGGTGGAAATGCCGCTTGTTCGGCTCGTCACTCCCGTGCCGGCCGACGCCACCGATGTCACCGACAATCAATCGGTCACCCATGGGTTGCGGGCGATCAAGGCCGACTCGGTCTGGGCCATGGGTTACACCGGGTCGGGGCGGCTGATCGCGTCGATGGACACCGGCGTCGACGGCGACCACTTTGTGCTCGCGTCCAAATGGCGCGGCAACAACGGCTACAGTGTGCGTGAAAGCTGGTTCGATCCGGTCTACAACGACCCGAAGCCGCGTGTCTATTCCGGTTCCGGCCTCACGCATGGGACGCTGGTAATGGGGTTGCTGGTGGGCGTCATCTCGCAGATCAACGACACGATCGGCGTTTGCCCCGATTGTCAGTGGATTTCCGCGGCGGCCATCGACATCCCCTGCCCGACCAACATCAACATCGGCTGCGGCAACCTCTTCGAGGCGATGCAATGGCTGGCCGACCCCGACGGCAATCCCCTGACCACCGATGATGTTCCCGATGCCGTGGCCAATCCCTGGGGCGCCTTCACCAAGGACCCCGGCGATGGCTGCGTGCCCACCGGCATCGGGTGCTCCAACATCTTCTGGAACGCCATCGACAACATCGAGGCGGCGGGCCCGGTCATGGTCTTCGCCGCCGGCAACGAGGGATCGTGCGGCGCCTCGACCATCCGCAATCCCGGAAACCGCAACACCTCATCGACAAACTCGTTCTCCGTCGGCATGGTGGACTCGCGCACCGACATCATCAACCCGCCCGTCGACCCGCTCTCCTCGAAGGGGCCGTCCGATTGCGACAACTCGACGATCAAGCCGGAGCTGGTTGCCCCGGGCGTCTCGCTGCGCAGCACCACACCCGGCGGCAATTTCTCCAACACCGCCGCTTATGGAACTTCATTCTCCACGCCGCTGGTCGCCGGCGCGGTCGCGCTGTTGCGTGAATACAATCCCAATGCCACCGCCGAGCAGATCAAGCAGGCGCTGTTGGCCGGCGCCAAGGATCTCGGACCGGCCGGTCCGGACAATTCCTACGGCAACGGGCTGCTGGACATCGCCGCCGCGTTGCGCGCCTTGCCGGCCAACGCGCAACCGAACATCTCGGTGCAGAAGGACTACTACATTCGTCCCGCCGCCGGACAGAGCGCGCAGGTCGTCCTGCGGCTGAAGAATGCCGGCGCCGCCGCCACCGGCGTCAATGTGACGATCACCAGCAACGATTCGCGCCTGACCATCCAGGATCGCGCCGCCGCCTTCGCCAACATGCCGAATGCCGGCGACACCGCCGCCAACCACGACGATCCGTTCGATGTGACCGTGTCGCTGGCCGATGTCGTCTCGGGCGAACGTCTGCCCATCACCGTCAACATCACCGCCGCCGGCGGTTATGCGCGGACCTATCAGGCCGCCATCCAGACCGGACCGGTGCGGGCGCTGGATCTCTACACGCACGACGCCGGCAACGTGCAGATGACCATCTCCTCGTTCGGCGGCTTCGGTCTGCAGGCCGACAATCTCAATCCGCGGAAGGGCGAAACCGACTACGGCGTTGGATTCCTCTACGGCGGCGATGCGACCCAGTCGTTGTTTGAGGGCGGATTCCTCGTTGCCACCGGCCCCACCAAAGTCTCCGACGCGGTCCGCAACTCCTCCGGCTCACCGGACATCGACTTCATGGTCGATCCGGGCGGACGCGTAGCGGTCAGCGAGCCCGGCGAAACATATGCGGAGGAAACCCGTGCCGGGTTCTCCGATGCCTACGCCGAAAACCCGATCGGCGTGTTCGTCGAGCAGCGCACCTGGGCATCCGACAATCCGGATGAAGACGACTACATCGTGTGCGAGTACACGATCTGGAACCGGTCCGGGCAGACGCTCAACAACCTCCGCGCCGGCCTGTATTTTGACTGGGATTTCCCCTTCAGCGGACAGACGGTGGCCACCCGCGACGGCGGCGGCTTCAACGCGCAACTGGGACTGGGATGGATGCGCCACCGCGATGAAAACCGTTTCCGCGGCCTGTGTGTCATCAGTCCGACCGGGACATCCTCATACCACTACTTCGACAACCTGACCGAGATATTCGACTTCGACGGCCTCTCGGAGAACGACAAATGGCTGGCCATGTCGGGTGGATTTGGCCAGACAGTGCCGCCGGCTGAGGGCGATGGCTCGCATCTGATCGCCGCCGGTCCGTTCACCATTCCCGCCGATTCCGCGGTGCGTGTGGCCTTTGCCGTCATCGGCGCCACCAGCGAGCAGGCGCTTCTGGCCTCCGCTCAGGCGGCCAAGGATGGCTACAGCGCCGGCACCGTCTCGGTCTCGCCGGTCGTTCTGCAATTCAGCGCGCCGGTCGGCGGGCCCGACCCCAATCCCCAGACGGTGACGATCACCAACAACACCGACCAGTCCGTGACCTTCGGAGTTTTGGAAGTGCCCGCTTTTGCCATCGTCGATCCCAGCGTCGGCGAAATCGCCGCCGGCGAGGATGTCCAGTTGACCGTGCGTCCCAGCGTCGGCGACCGTACCGCCGGCGTCTATCGCGACACACTGGCCATCACCACCTCCGATCCACTGCTGCCCCTCGTGCGCATCCAGGTTACCCTCAGCGTCGGCAGCGGCGGTGTCAGCGTCAACCCGAATCCCTTCAGCCCGGCGGCCAACGGCTCGGTCACGCTGACCCTGGCCAAACCGGCCACCGGCAAGACCACCGCGGCCATCTATGATCTGGGCGGGCGCCTCGTTCACGACTTCGGTGCCGTCAGCGCCGGTAACACCGTGCTCATCTGGGACGGCAAATCGGAGGACGGTGATGAAGTCGCCGATGGCGTCTACTTCTGCTACGTCGAGGCGGGGGGCGAAGGCGGGTTCAAGCAAACCCTCAAGATCGCGGTGAAAAAGAAGATCGATTAGTTCGCCCGAACACCGGGCTGTCGCCGAAGGCGGGTCCTGTGACCCGCCTTCGGCGTTTTTGCCCTGTGCGCGCTTTCGATTTGCGGGTTGAATGCACGCGGCGATTGGTCTATCATCGGCGGCTCAAGCCGGAAGAATCGGGCAGATTGTGACAACCTTTCGGCGCCGACTGCGTTAAATGGAGAGTTCGCATGTCAGAGTCAGCCAACCATCAAGGAGGAGTTCATGAGACAATTCTGCCTCGGCCGGCGTTGGACGGGCGTGTGGGCCGTGGCCCTCACATTGGGAGTGACCGCTAACGCCATGGCCGCGCTTCCACCGCTCATCCCGAAGGATCTGCTGTTCGGCAACCCCGAACGGGCGCAGGCGCGCATCTCCCCGGATGCCACCCGTATGTCGTACCTGGCGCCGCACAACGGCGTCCTCAATGTCTGGGTCAAGACAATCGGCCAAAACGACGACCGGGTCGTGACCGCCGACTCCCTGCGCGGCATCCGCATGCACATGTGGGCCGAGGACAATCAGCACATCATGTTCCTGCAGGACAGCGGCGGCGACGAAAACTGGCACATCTACTCGGTCGATCTGGCCTCCGGCGCCATCAAGGACCTCACGCCCTATCCGGGCGTCCAGGCCCAGCCGGCCGCCACCGACCCGAAGTTCCCCAATGAGATTCTCGTGCAGATGAACAAGCGCGACCCGCGTCTGATGGATCTCTACCGCGTCAACATCGCCACCGGCGACGCGGTCTTAATCGGCGAGAACCCCGGCAACATCGTCGGCTGGCTCCCCGACAACGAATTCAAGGCGCGCGCGGCCCAGGCGGCGCGGCCCGACGGCGGCTTCGACCTGCTGGTCCGCGACAGCGACACCGAGCCCTTCCGCACCCTGATCACCTGGGGCCCCGAGGAAGATGGCCAGCCGTATGGCTTCACCCCCGACAACAAGGCGCTCTATGTCGGCGACTCGCGTGAGTCGAACGTGACCCGGCTGAAGATCGTCGACATCGCCACCGGTGCCGAACAGGTGATCGCCGAGGACCCGCGCGTCGATCTGGGCGGCATCATCGCCCACCCGACCAAGTACCATGTGCAGGCGGTCTCCTTCAACTACGACCGCAGCCGCTGGCAGGTGATCGACAAGGAGATCGAAGCCGACATCCAGGCGCTGGAAGCGCTCGGCGACGGCGAATTCTCGCTGGTCGCCCGCGACCGCGCCGACAACACCTGGCTCATCGCCTACGAGTCCGACATCGCGCCGACCAAGTACTACACCTACAAGCGCGACACCCGCAAGGCCGAGTTCATGTTCTCGATTCAGCCGGCATTGGAGAACTACCAGTTTGCGCCGATGAAGTTCGTCGAAATCAAGACCTCCGACGGCCTCACGCTTCCTTGCTATCTCACGCTCCCGGCCGGCGTCGAGCCGAAGAACCTGCCGCTGGTGCTGAATGTGCACGGCGGGCCGTGGGCGCGCGACGAGTGGGGCTTCAATCCCGAAGTGCAGTGGATGGCCAACCGCGGCTGGGCGGTCCTGCAGGTCAACTTCCGCGGCTCGACCGGCTTCGGCAAGGCCTTCGTCAACGCCGGCAACAACGAGTGGGGCGGCAAAATGCAGAATGACCTCACCGAGGCGGTGCAGTGGGCGGTGAAGCAGGGGTATGCCGATCCGGCCAAGGTGGCCATCTATGGCGGCTCGTATGGCGGCTACGCCACCCTCGCCGGCGCGGCCTTCACGCCCGACCTCTATGCCTGCGGCGTCGATATCGTTGGACCGTCAAACATCATGACCTTGATCGCCTCGATCCCGCCCTACTGGGAGCCGTTGGTGAAGTTATTCCACTACCGCGTGGGCGATCCGGCGGTTGATTCGGCGCGTCTGGCGGCGCAGTCGCCGCTGTTTTCCGCCGACAAAATCCGCATCCCGTTGCTGATCGGCCAGGGCGCCAATGATCCGCGGGTCAAGCAGGCCGAGTCGGAGCAGATCGTGGCGGCGCTCAAGGCCAACGAGCAGTATGTCGAGTATGTCGTCTATCCCGACGAGGGCCACGGGTTCGCCCGTCCGGAGAACCGGCTGGACTTCTACGGCAAGTCCGAGAAGTTCCTGAACAAGTACCTCGGCGGCCGCGTCGAATAGCATCTTGAAGCGGGTCCGCGGATCGTCATTCCAAGCCCCGCCGCAGACATCGTCCGATCGCCGTTCCACCGCCGCTGTCATCCTGCGATCGTCATTCCAAACCCCGCCGCTCTTGGGCGGGGTTTGGAATCTTTTTTTGCTCCAGCCGTGCGCGTATACTGGCGCCGTGACCTCCGCGTCTGCCATCGCCGACAACGCCCGCCGCTTTCGCGACGACTTCGAGAGCGAATGCGCCCGTCTGGGACTCAACCCCAACGACATCACCATCGTCGCCGTCTCCAAGACATTCACGGCCGAGGCGATTGCCGCCGCCTTCGCCGCGGGCTTCACGAACTTCGGCGAAAACAAGGTGCAGGAAGCCAAAGAAAAGATTCCGGCCATCGCCCTCGCGCCAAAACCGACCTGGCACATGATTGGCCATCTGCAATCCAACAAGGCCAAGGACGCCGTCGCGCTCTTCGATCTCATCCAATCGGTCGATAGCTGGCATCTGGCCGATGAACTTAACCGCCGCGCCGCCGCCTTCGGCAAGCGGCAGGATGTCCTGATCCAGGTCAACACGTCCGGCGAAGAGCAGAAATCGGGATGCGATCCGTGGGATGTCGATGAATTGGTCGGCGATGTGGCCGCGCTCGAAAGTCTCCGCCTGCTGGGCGTGATGACCATCGGACCGCTCACCGATGACGAAGAGGAAATCGCGGCGGCTTTCCGCGATCTGCGCGGCATCTTCGATCGTCTGCGCGCGGCCGATCTGCGCGGCGGGCAAATGCGCTACTGCTCAATGGGGATGACCGACGACTGGACAATCGCGCTGGCCGAAGGGTCGAATATGCTGCGGATCGGCCGCGCGATTTTTGGGGAGCGCGCGTAGGGGCGTATTGCAATACGCCCCTGCAATTGCTACACTATTCGCCCAGGATTGGAGACTCCATGACCGACTACCGCACGCAGATCAACGAAGCCACCGCCGCCATCCGCCAGTTCACCAAGGCGACGCCGTCGGTGGGCATCATCCTTGGCACCGGGTTGGGCCAGCTGGGCAAGGGCATCCACGTCGAAACCGAGGTCGACTACAAGAGGATCACCCACTTCCCGCATTCAACCGTCGAGTCGCACGCCGGCCAGCTGCTGTTCGGGCAGCTGGGTGGCAAGTCGGTGGTCGCGATGCAGGGACGCTTCCACTACTACGAGGGCTACACCTTTCAGCAGATCACGCTGCCGGTGCGGGTGATGAAGCTGCTGGGCGTGAAGGTGCTGATCGTTTCCAACGCCTGCGGCGGGATGAACCCCCTGTTCACCGCCGGCGACATCATGGCGATCACCGACCACATCAACATGCTCGGCGGCAATCCGCTCATCGGCCCCAACCTCGATGATTTCGGCGCGCGGTTCCCCGACATGTATCAATGCTACGATCCCGAACTGATCGCGCTGGCCGAGGAATGCGCGCTGGACCTGAAAATCCCGCTGAAGAAGGGCGTCTACGTCGGCGTCGCCGGCCCAAACCTCGAGACCGCCGCCGAGTACCGCATGCTGCGCATCATGGGCGCCGACGTGGTCGGCATGTCCACGGTGCCGGAGGTGATCGCGGCGCGCCAGCAGGGAACCCGTGTCTCCGGCTTCTCCATCATTACCGACATGGGCCTGCCCGACAACCTGCACCCGATGAACCATGAGATCATCGTCGGCGTCGCCGGCCGCGCCGAACCGAAGCTGTCGGCGTTGATCGGGGAGCTGGTCAAGCGAATGAAGGTTTGACGTTTGGGGGAGGGCGAGGTCCGAAGGCGCCGAGCCCGCTTTTTTCAAACGCCGCCGGCCAAACGCATGTTCGGCGGAAGCGTCGCCTTCCACAAGAACCTGCAGATCAGGTTGTCTCTCGACTTGAGTCATCCGGCTTGAGCTTCGCCCGCTTCGCCTCCTTCAACGCCCGGCGCAGCAGAAACTCGATCTGCGCATTGAGACTGCGCAGATCATCGTTGGCCCAGCGCTGCACCGCCTCCAGAACCTGGGGGTCGATGCGCAGAAGGAATGGTTTGCGTTCGCTCACTCAATTCGCCTCGAGCATCTGTCATCCCGAGCGCAGCGAGGGATCTGCTTTTCGGTGGCTGCGGGCAAAAGCAGATTCCTCGCTGCGCTCGGAATGACCGTGCTGCTCCAAGTGACAGTCCGGTTTCATGGGACACCGCACACAAGTGGACACGGGCCCGAAGGCCCGTGTCCATTTGCCGCTATTGATAAATCGACCCGGCGTTGACCACCGGCTGCGCGCCGCGGTCGCCGCAGAGCACCACCAGCATGTTCGAGACCATCTGCGCCTTGCGTTCCTCGTCGAGATTGACGATCGCATGCTCCGACAGACGCTTGAGCGCCATCTCGACCATGCCGACCGCGCCTTCGACGATCTTCTGGCGCGCCGCGACGATCGCGCCCGCCTGCTGACGGCGCAGCATCACTTCGGCAATCTCGGGGGCATAGGCCAGGTGGCTGATGCGCGCCTCGATCACTTCGACCCCCGCCTGCGCCAGTCGGTCCTGGATCTCCTTTTTCAGATGCTCGGAGATCTGCGCGGTGTTGCCGCGCAGCGAGACCACCCCGTCCTCGTGCGAGTCGTAGGGGTAATTGGTCGCCATGTTACGCACCGCCGACTCGCTTTGCACCTCGACAAAGCGCTCGTAGTTGTCGACATGGAAACTCGCCTCGGCGGTGTCGACCACCTTCCAGACCACAATCGCGGCGATCTCAACCGGATTGCCGTCGGTGTCGTTGACCTTCATCCGCGCGGTCTCGAAGTTGCGCACGCGCAGACTGATCCGCCTTTTGGTGTAGAACGGATTCGCCCAGCGCAGCCCCTCCTCTTTGGCGGTGCCGACATACTTGCCGAACAACTGCATTACCCGGCCCTCATTGGGATTGACCATGAACAGACCGGTCAGGAAGATGAAGTCCAACAGGGCGACCACCGCCCCGGTGATCTTCAGCGACACCGGACCGGTAATGATCAGATAGATGCAGTAAGCCATGACGGCCAGCCCGACCACCAGGGGCAGCCAACCCGACATGACCTTGCGATGATTCTCGCGATACATTCCGCCTCCTTTGCCCACAGCCTTGTGTGGTATCGAAGTGATATCACTTAGATTTCATAATACGACGAAAAGTCAGTGCTGTTGCAGAAAAACTGCGGGCGTGGCACGATTTCGCATAACCTATTGTAATGCAATAGCATTGCTGTGGCGGCGTCGTTCCTCGGGAGGCCAACGCGGACGAACGAAGTATTTCAGGAGGTCGGACATTCCTGTCTGACCTGCCGTCCCCGATAGCGGGGCGCTCTTGGCCCCGCGATCGGGGACGGCATCACACGGGAGGGCAGCCCTGTCGTGACTATCGCATCGTTCGACGGGTCCCAGGACCGGACCCAGCTCACCCAACACAAACAAGGGGCCTAAGCCCCTTGTCGACAAAACGAGTGACTTCGGAATCAGCGAACGGGTACGGCGTCGACCAGCTCCCGCGCGAAAGTGTAGCCGCGCTGAAGCGCCTTCATATTGAGTTCCTCGGTGCCGCGGGGGATCGAGTCGCGCACGGCCTTCTCGACCGCGTCGAAGGACATCAGGTCAACAATGCCGGCGAAGGCGCCAACCATCACGATGTTCTGCACCAGCTTGCGGCCGATCTCCTCGGCGATGCGGGTGGCGGGAATGCCATAGGTCTTCGCGGTCGGGGGATGCAGATGGCCCAGACGGACAATGTCCTGCTCGTAGATCAGGATTGAGTTTGGCGCCAATTGATGCGCAAACAGATTGTAGGCATCCTGGTTGAACGCCACCAGGATCGTGGGATGCTTGATGTAGGGATAGGCGATCTCATCGACGTCGATCATCACCTGCGCGGCGCAGGCCGAGCCGCGCGCCTCGGGCCCGAACGACTGGATCAGCGTGGCATGGAAGCGGTCGTAGATCGATGCCGCCTTGCCGAGGATGATGCCGGCGAGAATCACGCCCTGCCCGCCGAAGCCCGCAATCTTGATTTCCGCCCGGTTCATCGCACCACCCCGCGCCAGGTATCGGGCATCACGTACCGCTCGCCCAGGACTTTCTCCATCCGATCCACTTGCGTCGTCAGATACGACGGCCGCTCAATGTTGACGAAGTTGCCGCACACGATCGGTCCCTCCATGTGCAGATCGACCTCGCGCGTGTCGGCGCCGTTTTTGATCACGCTGCGTTCGCGGTAGGCCTCCAGCATCGCCAGACCATCGCCCTGTTTGTTGCGCCGCCCGAACAACGTGGGACAGGGGGCGATCATCTCAACAAAGGTGAAGCCCGGCTTGGTCAGCGCCGTTTTGATCGCGTTGGCCAGTTGCTTGACATGGTAGACAGTCCAGCGCGCCACAAAGACCGCGCCGCACGACTGCGCCAGATAGGGCAGATTGAACGGCTTTTCGACCGATCCATAGGGCGCGGTGGAGACGATGCCCTCTTCCGGTGTGGTCGGCGCCATCTGGCCGCCGGTCATGCCGTAGTTGAAATTGTTGACGCAGAGGACCGTCAGATCGACATTCCGACGCGCCGCGTGAATGAAGTGGTTGCCGCCAATGGCAAACAGGTCGCCGTCGCCGGAGTAGACCACCACTTTGGTTCTCGGGTGCGCCAGTTTCAGTCCGGTGGCGAAGGGAATCGCGCGGCCGTGGGTGGTGTGGAAGGTGTCCAGCCGCAGATAGCCCGCCACCCGTCCGGTGCAGCCGATTCCCGAAACGATCGCGATCTCCTCCTTCGGGATCGCCAGGTCATCGACCGCGCGGGTGAAGCAGTTGACCGTGGTGCCGATGCCGCAGCCGGGGCACCAGATGTGCGGCATGCGTTCTTCACGCAGCCATTCGCCGATCGGGTGCGGATCGTCTTCGACCGCGCAAGCGACGGGCGACTCCAACCCGGCCAGCACGGATTCCATTTCCGGCAGATCGCTCATTTCGCCACCTCGATGATCGCGCGGTAGATGACTTCGGGATCGTGGACTTCGCCGCCGGCGTTGGGCACCAGCCGGACCGGCGCCCGGCCCGCCACCGCCCGCTCCACCTCACGCACCATCTGCCCCATGTTCATTTCCGGCACGACAAACCCCTTCACCCGCGCCGCCAGTTCGGCGATGCGCTTGCCGGCGAAGGGCCAGACGGTGATCAGACGCAGAAGACCGACCCTGCGTCCCTCGCGCCGCGCCCGAGCGATCGCCGGATGGCAGACGCGCGCGGTGATGCCATAGGAGACGACGATGATGTCGGCGTCTTCGACGCCATCCTCTTCCAACTCGATGATCTCATCGCGGTGGTCGCGGATCTTGGCGATCAGCCGCTCGACCAGTTTGGTCTGCGCGGCGGCGTTCATCGCCGGATAGCCGCGCTCGTCGTGGGTGAGTCCGGTCACATGCGGGAAGTGCCCCAACCCGACTTTGGTCATCGGTGGCACCAGCGAACCGTTGCTGGACTCGTCCAACTCATACGCCCAGAATTCCTCGCCCGGCTTCTTGCTCGTCATGCGCCGTGGCTCGAGTTCGATCTGATCGGCCGGCGGGATGACCACGCGCTCGAGCATATGCCCGACGCACTCATCCATCATCAACAGCACCGGCGTGCGGTATTTCTCCGAGAGATTGAAGGCGCGGATGGTCAGATCGAAGCATTCCTGCGGTGAGGAGGGGGCCAGCGCGATGATCTCGTAGTCGCCGTGGCTGCCCCAGCGCGCCTGCATCATGTCCGACTGCGCCGGCAAAGTCGGCAGCCCGGTCGAAGGTCCGCCGCGCTGGACATCGACCAGCACAAACGGCGTCTCGGTCATAATGCCGTAACCGAGATGCTCCATCATGAGCGAAAAGCCGGGACCGGAGGTCACGGTGATCGCCTTGGCGCCGCCCCAGACCGCGCCCTGAATCGCGATCGATGCGGCCAGTTCATCCTCCATTTGGATGAATGTGCCGCCGGTGCGCGGGAAGCGCTGCGCCAGCCGTTCGACCACTTCGGTCGACGGCGTGATCGGATAGCCGGCGGAGAAATCGGCGCCCGCGGCCAGCGCGCCTTCGGCCGCCGCATGGTCTCCGTCAAGAAAATGCATGCCTTCCAGCACGCTGCGTGGATTGGCTTTCATTCTTGTATCCTACTTCTTGACCAACTTGACGCCATAAATGGCGAAGTCGGGACAGTACATGCCGCAAAGGTCGCAGCCGGAGCACTTCTCCGGATGCGCGGCCACCGGTGGGTGGTACCCCTTGCGGTTGAACGCAGTGCCCATTTCGAGCACGCCGGTCGGGCAGTATTCGGCGCAGAATCCGCACCCCTTGCAGCGCTCGATGTTGATGACCACTTTCCCTTTGGGACCTGTTGCTCTCGGCTTGGCATCGACTGCCATGTTGTCTCTCCCGCATTGGAGGCCGTCACCGGCGACGAACTCCACTGAAACTATACGGATTGACGGGAGTCAACCCAATGGCCGGGGGGATCGAATTGACAGCGCCCCTTTGGTTTTGACATTCTGGACTGATTCTACGGTATTTGCGCTCCGCGATGGAGACCACCTACTTCTGTGCCTACTGCGGCGAGGAAAATGATCTTGCTGTTGATCCGACAGCGGGAACACGTCAGGAATACGTCGAAGACTGCCAGGTCTGCTGCCACCCCAACCGGTTGCTCATCACGTTCGGCGGCGAAGATGATGATGTTGTCGTTCAAGCCGATAGGGAATCTGACTGATCTTCGCGGTCCGTGCGTCTCGGATTAATCGCCATTAACTCGACTTGACGCTCCCGCCGAAACTGACTATTCTCCGCGCCCACACACCCGGCTTCCGTCGCCCGTGGGCGGCCTCATCGCCGGGCCTGACCCCTGACATCAATCCAGAGGCTGAACACCGAGTCCGCCCCATGCCGTTTGCCACTCTCCGCCG carries:
- a CDS encoding CPXCG motif-containing cysteine-rich protein, with amino-acid sequence METTYFCAYCGEENDLAVDPTAGTRQEYVEDCQVCCHPNRLLITFGGEDDDVVVQADRESD
- a CDS encoding 2-oxoacid:acceptor oxidoreductase subunit alpha, giving the protein MKANPRSVLEGMHFLDGDHAAAEGALAAGADFSAGYPITPSTEVVERLAQRFPRTGGTFIQMEDELAASIAIQGAVWGGAKAITVTSGPGFSLMMEHLGYGIMTETPFVLVDVQRGGPSTGLPTLPAQSDMMQARWGSHGDYEIIALAPSSPQECFDLTIRAFNLSEKYRTPVLLMMDECVGHMLERVVIPPADQIELEPRRMTSKKPGEEFWAYELDESSNGSLVPPMTKVGLGHFPHVTGLTHDERGYPAMNAAAQTKLVERLIAKIRDHRDEIIELEEDGVEDADIIVVSYGITARVCHPAIARARREGRRVGLLRLITVWPFAGKRIAELAARVKGFVVPEMNMGQMVREVERAVAGRAPVRLVPNAGGEVHDPEVIYRAIIEVAK
- a CDS encoding 4Fe-4S binding protein yields the protein MAVDAKPRATGPKGKVVINIERCKGCGFCAEYCPTGVLEMGTAFNRKGYHPPVAAHPEKCSGCDLCGMYCPDFAIYGVKLVKK